The Allochromatium tepidum genome has a window encoding:
- a CDS encoding thiamine-binding protein, which produces MKLSFIPEVTKLELRDQNNTRGGEPMSVILDLTIFPTDQGSSLSRFVAPVIAMIRDSGFEHQLSPMGTQVETDTLPEALTIIERANAILEGFGAERVYVVAKFDIRPGTRGRLTGKLDSVRRRLDAPAADRP; this is translated from the coding sequence GTGAAGCTGAGCTTCATCCCCGAGGTCACGAAGCTGGAGCTTCGTGACCAGAACAACACCAGAGGTGGCGAACCCATGTCCGTGATCCTCGATCTCACCATCTTCCCGACCGATCAGGGGAGCAGTCTCAGCCGGTTCGTCGCGCCCGTGATCGCCATGATCCGCGACAGCGGATTCGAGCATCAGCTCTCGCCCATGGGCACCCAGGTCGAAACCGACACCCTGCCCGAGGCGCTGACCATCATCGAGCGCGCCAACGCCATCCTGGAAGGATTCGGCGCCGAGCGCGTCTATGTGGTCGCCAAGTTCGACATCCGTCCCGGAACGCGCGGACGCCTGACCGGCAAGCTCGACTCGGTGCGCCGTCGGCTCGACGCACCGGCGGCGGACCGGCCATGA
- a CDS encoding metallophosphoesterase family protein: MKVAIFSDVQGNLPAMDEAISHILDWGPDLVVMAGDLINRGPSSLACLERFDTLRRTRGWLPVNGNHETWIQRCGREPPRDALEAEMRLFADWTYRQIEPRLDALVDWPDHLCFNAGTDDSWVHVTHGTMVSNRHGIGTSVTDEELRGTLPADLALFVTAHTHRPLERVLDGTPILNVGSVGSPFDGDPRGSFALLTLKNGAWNWEIVRFAYDRRQAARDFDDLGFIEHGGPMARILFEEWKRARPLMQLWRRDFEAEVLAGERALQPAVDEFLATLD, from the coding sequence ATGAAGGTCGCCATCTTCTCCGATGTCCAGGGCAATCTGCCCGCGATGGACGAGGCCATCAGCCATATCCTCGACTGGGGGCCGGATCTGGTGGTCATGGCCGGGGATCTCATCAATCGCGGACCCAGTAGTCTGGCCTGTCTGGAGCGCTTCGACACACTGAGGCGCACGCGCGGCTGGCTGCCGGTCAACGGCAACCACGAGACCTGGATCCAGCGCTGCGGACGCGAACCGCCGCGTGACGCGCTGGAAGCCGAGATGCGCCTGTTCGCCGACTGGACCTACCGGCAGATCGAACCACGACTCGACGCGCTCGTCGACTGGCCGGATCATCTCTGCTTCAACGCCGGTACCGATGATTCCTGGGTGCATGTCACCCACGGCACCATGGTCAGCAATCGCCACGGCATCGGTACCAGCGTCACGGACGAAGAACTGCGTGGCACACTGCCGGCCGATCTGGCCCTCTTCGTCACCGCCCACACCCATCGCCCGCTGGAGCGCGTGCTCGACGGTACCCCCATTCTCAACGTCGGCTCGGTCGGTTCGCCCTTCGATGGCGATCCGCGCGGGAGTTTTGCGTTGTTGACGCTGAAGAATGGCGCCTGGAACTGGGAGATCGTGCGCTTTGCCTATGACCGCCGGCAGGCCGCGCGCGACTTCGACGATCTCGGTTTCATTGAGCACGGCGGACCAATGGCACGCATCCTGTTCGAGGAATGGAAACGCGCCCGACCCCTGATGCAACTCTGGCGCCGAGACTTCGAGGCCGAGGTGCTGGCCGGTGAACGTGCGCTGCAACCGGCAGTCGATGAGTTCCTGGCCACGCTCGACTGA
- a CDS encoding EAL domain-containing protein produces MRGHERFADLPIIFLSSELDPDLQLKALRIGGDDFLSKPVAPDRLTASVRDRLQRARERRRRLHAPEAIDPLTRLATREPFLKRLDWLIGQAYSVKLALADQVGRGGQRAIVYLELDGDEEAMEVLAAEVAARHHADDLAARVGERSVAILIWRVNHESIARFAQDLLYRVSQALTTIGASPRVRGGWYPLTGACQDAVTLLSRAGKAARLSLMRAGEAVDSASSISPQDESARREAAILDAIESERLQLLFEPMFTLTDLKGERYEMTPRARIGDGELLPPAEFVPLAIQAGQAARLDRWLLMAGLDVLDARLRHGRPVMLFIHQTLAGLENDGWIDWVRDQINERDLIRLRPVIQFEIAEADRHLELAVRRARELGKIGIRLCLNGLDLSERSRRVLHALPMTYVRIGRAVIYGPDVESIPWLIRSVKGCGARVIATGVDGPATIARLFGAGVDLIQGPYVQPPALEMDFEFSIREAARF; encoded by the coding sequence ATGCGCGGACACGAGCGCTTTGCCGATCTACCCATCATCTTTCTCTCCAGCGAACTGGATCCGGATCTCCAGTTGAAGGCGCTGCGGATCGGCGGCGACGATTTTCTCTCCAAGCCGGTCGCGCCCGATCGTCTGACGGCCTCGGTTCGAGACCGACTCCAACGCGCCCGCGAGCGGCGGCGACGTCTGCATGCCCCTGAGGCGATCGATCCACTCACCCGGCTCGCCACCCGTGAGCCCTTTCTCAAGCGGCTCGACTGGCTCATCGGACAGGCCTATTCGGTCAAGTTGGCCTTGGCCGATCAGGTGGGGCGGGGCGGTCAGCGTGCCATCGTCTATCTGGAACTCGACGGAGACGAGGAGGCCATGGAGGTACTGGCGGCCGAGGTCGCCGCACGTCACCATGCAGACGATCTGGCGGCCCGTGTGGGTGAGCGTTCGGTGGCCATCCTGATCTGGCGCGTCAATCATGAATCGATCGCTCGCTTCGCCCAGGATCTGCTCTATCGCGTCTCCCAGGCGCTGACGACGATCGGGGCGTCTCCCCGAGTGAGGGGCGGCTGGTATCCGCTGACGGGCGCCTGTCAGGATGCGGTGACACTGCTGTCACGGGCCGGCAAGGCCGCGCGGCTATCGCTGATGCGCGCCGGCGAGGCGGTCGACTCGGCGTCATCGATCAGTCCCCAGGACGAATCCGCACGTCGTGAGGCGGCCATTCTGGATGCCATCGAATCCGAGCGGCTGCAACTGCTCTTCGAACCCATGTTTACCCTGACCGACTTGAAGGGAGAGCGTTACGAGATGACGCCCCGCGCGCGGATCGGCGATGGCGAACTGTTGCCGCCTGCCGAATTCGTGCCGCTCGCGATCCAGGCCGGTCAGGCGGCTCGGCTCGATCGGTGGCTCTTGATGGCGGGTCTGGATGTGCTCGACGCGCGTCTGCGCCACGGTCGGCCCGTAATGCTCTTCATCCATCAAACACTTGCCGGGCTGGAGAACGACGGCTGGATCGACTGGGTTCGCGATCAGATCAACGAACGTGATCTGATTCGGCTGCGTCCCGTGATCCAGTTCGAGATCGCCGAGGCCGACCGGCATCTCGAACTCGCTGTGCGGCGTGCGCGCGAACTGGGCAAGATCGGCATCCGGTTGTGCCTGAACGGACTGGATCTCAGCGAGCGCAGCCGACGGGTACTGCATGCCTTGCCCATGACCTATGTTCGAATCGGTCGCGCTGTCATCTATGGACCGGATGTCGAGTCGATCCCCTGGTTGATCAGGTCTGTCAAGGGATGCGGGGCCAGGGTCATCGCTACCGGAGTCGATGGTCCGGCCACGATCGCGCGGCTGTTCGGAGCCGGAGTGGATTTGATCCAGGGGCCCTATGTCCAGCCGCCGGCGCTGGAGATGGATTTCGAGTTCAGTATTCGGGAGGCAGCGCGCTTTTGA
- a CDS encoding phosphatidylglycerophosphatase A has protein sequence MPKVTDSNASRSTGFDSRKLHHWIAFGFGSGLAPKAPGTFGTLAAIPVYLLMSPLAWPYYLGLVVLFTVIGLWACDRTARELGAKDPSAIVWDEFVGFFITMLVVPYSLLTGAHGWLWVLAGFLAFRLFDIWKPWPIRVIDERVEGGLGIMLDDILAGIMAALTLLVLRLLF, from the coding sequence ATGCCAAAGGTCACGGATTCCAATGCATCTCGTTCCACGGGCTTCGACAGTCGCAAGCTCCACCACTGGATCGCCTTCGGTTTCGGCTCCGGACTCGCACCCAAGGCGCCCGGAACCTTCGGCACACTGGCCGCGATCCCGGTCTATCTCCTGATGAGTCCGCTCGCCTGGCCCTATTATCTGGGACTGGTCGTCCTCTTCACCGTCATCGGTCTCTGGGCCTGTGATCGCACTGCCCGCGAACTCGGCGCCAAGGATCCCTCGGCCATCGTCTGGGACGAGTTCGTCGGCTTCTTCATCACCATGCTGGTCGTGCCCTACAGCCTGTTGACAGGCGCCCATGGCTGGCTCTGGGTTCTGGCCGGTTTCCTCGCCTTCCGTCTCTTCGATATCTGGAAGCCCTGGCCGATCCGGGTCATCGACGAGCGCGTCGAGGGCGGACTCGGCATCATGCTCGACGACATCCTGGCCGGGATCATGGCGGCCCTGACATTGCTGGTCTTGCGGCTCCTGTTCTGA
- the thiL gene encoding thiamine-phosphate kinase, whose product MSEFDLIGRCFAALGPERPDVVLGVGDDCALLEIPSGQVLAVSIDTLSAGVHFFADCDPEHIGYKSLAVGLSDLAAMGAEPAWATLALTLPAADEDWIRAFAVGFGRLASAHGMRLVGGDTTRGPLSVAVQVHGLVPTGTAIRRSGARPGDAVFVSGTLGDAGLALRRMLAGEPVAPELRHRLECPEPRVELGRHLRGIASAMIDLSDGLAGDLGHILRASAVGADLELERLPLTPQVAGVVALTDDWSLPLASGDDYELCFCIPPAHIPNVERLAGELGLPLTRVGWIRADAGLDFRRTDGGRLMMPALGYDHFPVANDRTD is encoded by the coding sequence GTGTCCGAGTTCGATCTGATCGGCCGCTGTTTCGCCGCGCTCGGCCCTGAGCGCCCGGACGTTGTGCTCGGCGTGGGTGACGACTGCGCGTTGCTGGAGATCCCGTCCGGACAGGTGCTGGCCGTGAGCATCGACACGCTCTCGGCCGGCGTGCATTTCTTCGCCGACTGTGATCCCGAACACATCGGGTACAAGTCGCTGGCGGTTGGGCTCAGCGATCTGGCGGCCATGGGCGCGGAGCCGGCCTGGGCGACCCTGGCCCTGACCCTACCCGCCGCCGATGAAGATTGGATTCGCGCCTTTGCCGTCGGCTTCGGGCGATTGGCGAGTGCGCACGGGATGCGTCTGGTCGGCGGCGATACCACGCGCGGTCCGCTGAGCGTAGCGGTTCAGGTGCATGGTCTGGTACCGACTGGAACGGCGATCCGGCGCTCGGGCGCGCGTCCGGGCGATGCCGTCTTCGTCAGCGGTACACTCGGCGATGCCGGTCTGGCACTGCGCCGGATGCTGGCCGGCGAGCCGGTCGCGCCCGAACTGCGGCACCGTCTCGAATGCCCCGAGCCGCGGGTCGAACTCGGTCGGCATCTGCGCGGCATCGCCTCGGCGATGATAGATCTCTCGGACGGTCTGGCGGGCGATCTCGGGCATATCCTCCGCGCCTCCGCCGTCGGCGCCGATCTGGAGCTGGAGCGCCTGCCGCTGACACCCCAGGTCGCCGGGGTCGTCGCCTTGACGGACGACTGGTCGCTGCCGCTCGCCTCCGGCGACGACTATGAACTCTGCTTCTGCATCCCGCCCGCGCATATTCCGAACGTCGAGCGACTGGCCGGGGAACTTGGACTGCCGCTGACCCGAGTCGGCTGGATTCGCGCTGACGCCGGCTTGGACTTCCGTCGAACCGATGGCGGTCGACTGATGATGCCGGCGCTGGGCTATGATCATTTTCCTGTCGCCAACGACCGCACCGATTAG
- the nusB gene encoding transcription antitermination factor NusB, which translates to MTKSENPRPISPRSQSRRYAALVLYQWRLTGDDPMSIKRHLLDDPKWLDAVAASLNGVSDEDELATEDRFNFNVELLDELLSGVPAHIEAIDAQLDRFLDRPISQVDPVELAILRLGAYEILFSDNIPDRVAINEAVELTKLLGAHEGHKYVNGVLDKIARCKAGDMDRKL; encoded by the coding sequence ATGACCAAATCCGAGAACCCGCGTCCGATCAGTCCGCGCAGTCAGTCGCGCCGTTATGCCGCGCTCGTGCTCTATCAATGGCGTCTGACCGGCGACGATCCCATGTCGATCAAGCGCCATCTGCTCGACGACCCCAAATGGCTCGATGCCGTCGCCGCCTCGCTCAATGGCGTGAGCGACGAGGACGAGCTGGCCACCGAAGATCGCTTCAACTTCAACGTCGAACTGCTCGACGAGCTGTTGAGCGGCGTGCCGGCCCATATCGAGGCGATCGACGCCCAGCTCGACCGCTTCCTCGACCGTCCGATCAGCCAGGTCGATCCGGTGGAGCTGGCGATCCTGCGGCTCGGCGCCTATGAGATCCTGTTCTCGGACAACATCCCGGACCGGGTCGCCATCAATGAGGCCGTCGAGCTGACCAAGCTGCTCGGCGCACACGAGGGGCACAAGTACGTCAACGGCGTGCTCGACAAGATCGCCCGATGCAAGGCCGGCGACATGGATCGCAAGCTCTGA
- the ribE gene encoding 6,7-dimethyl-8-ribityllumazine synthase has translation MSITTIEGALRADKARFCLVVSRWNSFVVESLEKGAIDALLRHGASESDLTIVRVPGAFEMPVAIERIATKGGYDAIIALGAVIRGGTPHFDYVAGECVKGMAQVSLQHGLPVAFGVLTVDSIEQAIERAGTKAGNKGAEAAMSALEMVNLLRQIELT, from the coding sequence ATGAGTATCACAACGATCGAGGGCGCCCTGCGCGCCGACAAGGCCCGCTTCTGTCTGGTGGTGTCCCGCTGGAACAGCTTCGTGGTCGAGAGTCTGGAGAAGGGCGCGATCGACGCGCTGCTGCGTCACGGCGCGAGCGAGTCGGATCTGACCATCGTGCGCGTGCCCGGCGCCTTCGAGATGCCGGTGGCCATCGAGCGGATCGCGACCAAGGGCGGCTATGACGCCATCATCGCGCTCGGCGCCGTCATCCGCGGCGGCACGCCGCACTTCGACTATGTCGCCGGCGAGTGCGTCAAGGGCATGGCTCAGGTCAGCCTCCAGCATGGCCTGCCGGTCGCCTTCGGAGTGCTGACCGTCGACAGCATCGAACAGGCCATCGAGCGCGCCGGCACCAAGGCCGGCAACAAGGGCGCCGAGGCGGCCATGTCCGCCCTGGAGATGGTGAATCTGCTGAGACAGATCGAACTGACATGA
- the ribBA gene encoding bifunctional 3,4-dihydroxy-2-butanone-4-phosphate synthase/GTP cyclohydrolase II encodes MSSTGLNTTEEIIDDLRAGKMVIIMDDEDRENEGDLLMAADCVTPEAVNFMAKYGRGLICLTLTKERCERLHLPLMVSDNQAAHSTAFTVSIEAARGVTTGISAADRATTIRAAVAPDAGPRDLVQPGHIFPLMAQPGGVLVRAGHTEAGCDLARLAGLTPAAVIVEILNEDGTMARRPDLEVFAQTHGIKIGTIADLIHYRMRNETAVIRECECELPTVHGTFDLVAYRDTIDNEIHLALTLGEISPERPTLVRVHLQNTLCDLFDTTHNACGWPLRDVMRQVAEAGEGVIVVLRTRDHPADLLCRLKDFQFHDSDDPVPVRQDRGELRTYGIGAQILADLGVRKMRVMSAPKAMHAISGFDLEVVEYTGGRSAS; translated from the coding sequence ATGAGCAGTACCGGCCTGAACACGACCGAGGAGATCATCGACGACCTGCGTGCGGGCAAGATGGTCATCATCATGGACGACGAGGACCGCGAGAACGAGGGCGACCTGCTCATGGCGGCCGATTGCGTCACACCCGAGGCCGTGAATTTCATGGCCAAGTACGGGCGCGGCCTCATCTGTCTGACCCTGACCAAGGAGCGCTGCGAGCGGCTGCACCTGCCGCTCATGGTCAGCGACAACCAGGCCGCCCATTCGACCGCCTTCACCGTCTCCATCGAGGCCGCGCGCGGTGTGACCACCGGCATCTCGGCGGCCGACCGCGCCACCACCATCCGCGCCGCCGTGGCGCCCGACGCCGGTCCCCGTGACCTGGTCCAGCCGGGCCACATCTTCCCGCTCATGGCCCAGCCGGGCGGGGTGTTGGTACGGGCCGGACACACCGAGGCCGGTTGCGATCTGGCACGGCTGGCCGGGCTGACGCCGGCGGCGGTGATCGTCGAGATCCTCAACGAGGACGGCACCATGGCGCGCCGGCCCGATCTGGAGGTCTTTGCCCAGACGCACGGCATCAAGATCGGCACCATCGCCGATCTCATCCACTACCGGATGCGCAACGAGACGGCGGTGATCCGCGAGTGTGAGTGCGAGCTGCCGACGGTGCACGGCACCTTCGATCTGGTCGCCTATCGCGACACCATCGACAACGAGATCCATCTGGCCCTGACGCTCGGCGAGATCAGCCCCGAGCGTCCGACCCTGGTGCGTGTGCATTTGCAGAATACGCTGTGCGATCTGTTCGACACCACGCATAACGCCTGCGGCTGGCCGTTGCGCGACGTCATGCGCCAGGTGGCCGAGGCGGGGGAGGGCGTGATCGTGGTGCTGCGCACGCGCGACCATCCCGCCGATCTGCTGTGCCGGCTCAAGGACTTCCAGTTCCACGACAGCGACGATCCGGTGCCCGTGCGACAGGATCGTGGTGAGTTGCGCACCTACGGCATCGGCGCCCAGATCCTCGCCGATCTCGGGGTGCGCAAGATGCGGGTGATGAGCGCGCCCAAGGCGATGCATGCCATTTCCGGCTTCGATCTGGAAGTGGTCGAATACACGGGTGGCCGGTCCGCTTCGTAA
- a CDS encoding riboflavin synthase — MFTGIIQSVGLIQRLEPRGGDVRLGIDTGKLPLDGVVLGDSIAVNGVCLTAVALTERGFAADVSRETLTLTTLGALKPGSRVNLEKALTLSTPLGGHLVSGHVDGVGTLLERHEDARSWRLRIQAPDELARYIAHKGSICVDGTSLTVNRVEGAMFELNIVPHTIQETIIGDYRPGTRVNLEVDLIARYLERLLLGEQAANPQASGLTLQFLAEHGFVK, encoded by the coding sequence ATGTTCACAGGCATCATCCAATCGGTCGGTCTGATTCAGCGTCTGGAGCCGCGCGGCGGCGACGTGCGACTCGGCATCGATACCGGCAAACTGCCGCTCGACGGCGTCGTCCTGGGCGACAGCATCGCGGTCAATGGGGTCTGTCTGACCGCCGTGGCGCTGACCGAGCGCGGCTTCGCCGCCGACGTCTCGCGCGAGACCCTGACCCTGACCACGCTCGGCGCGCTCAAGCCCGGCTCGCGGGTCAATCTCGAAAAGGCGCTGACCCTGTCGACACCGCTCGGCGGACATCTGGTCAGCGGACACGTCGATGGGGTCGGAACGCTCCTGGAGCGTCATGAGGACGCGCGCTCCTGGCGATTGCGCATCCAGGCGCCGGATGAGCTGGCGCGTTACATCGCTCACAAGGGCTCGATCTGCGTCGACGGCACCAGCCTGACCGTCAACCGGGTCGAGGGCGCGATGTTCGAACTCAACATCGTGCCCCATACCATCCAGGAGACCATCATCGGCGACTATCGCCCCGGCACGCGGGTCAACCTGGAGGTCGACCTGATCGCCCGTTATCTGGAGCGTCTGCTGCTCGGCGAGCAGGCCGCCAACCCACAGGCGTCGGGCCTGACGCTGCAATTCCTGGCCGAGCACGGCTTCGTCAAGTGA
- the ribD gene encoding bifunctional diaminohydroxyphosphoribosylaminopyrimidine deaminase/5-amino-6-(5-phosphoribosylamino)uracil reductase RibD translates to MAGPRPVPDGEGRDRLHMARAIRLAERGCYTTDPNPRVGCVLVRDGQVVGEGWHRRAGEPHAEPLALTQAGERARGATVYVTLEPCSHHGRTPPCAEALVGAGVARVVCAMVDPNPRVAGRGIERLRQAGIAVEVGCLESEARALNPGFTKRHEQGRPYVRCKLGASLDGRTALATGESKWITSEAARRDVQRWRARSSAIVTGLGTVLGDDPSLNVRLTSAELPGMEPDEPVRQPWRIVVDSYWRTPPESRMLGLPGRTLIAGIGLMNGAATALEAAGAELIRLPERGGRVDLAALMTELARREINEVLLEAGSTLSGAAVRAGLVDEILLYQAPCLMGQAAKGLFDLPGIDTMADRVALEILEVRRIGVDLRIRARPNL, encoded by the coding sequence ATGGCCGGTCCACGCCCGGTTCCGGACGGTGAGGGTCGCGACCGACTCCATATGGCGCGCGCCATCCGGCTGGCCGAGCGCGGGTGCTACACCACGGATCCCAATCCGCGCGTCGGCTGTGTGCTGGTGCGCGATGGGCAGGTGGTCGGTGAAGGCTGGCATCGTCGTGCCGGTGAGCCGCACGCCGAACCGCTGGCGCTGACGCAAGCAGGCGAACGCGCGCGCGGCGCCACGGTCTATGTGACCCTGGAACCCTGCTCGCATCACGGGCGCACACCGCCCTGCGCCGAGGCCCTGGTCGGCGCCGGCGTGGCGCGCGTCGTCTGCGCCATGGTCGATCCCAATCCGCGCGTCGCCGGTCGCGGGATCGAACGTCTGCGTCAGGCGGGCATCGCGGTCGAGGTCGGCTGTCTGGAGTCCGAGGCGCGCGCGCTCAATCCGGGCTTCACCAAGCGCCATGAGCAGGGGCGGCCCTATGTGCGCTGCAAGCTGGGTGCCAGTCTCGATGGCCGCACGGCCCTGGCCACGGGCGAGAGCAAATGGATCACCTCCGAGGCCGCGCGGCGCGACGTGCAACGCTGGCGTGCGCGCAGTTCGGCCATCGTCACTGGACTGGGCACGGTGCTGGGCGACGATCCGAGCCTGAACGTGCGCTTGACCTCTGCCGAGCTGCCGGGTATGGAGCCGGACGAGCCGGTCCGTCAACCCTGGCGCATCGTGGTCGACAGCTATTGGCGCACGCCGCCCGAATCACGGATGCTCGGGCTTCCGGGCCGCACGCTGATCGCCGGGATCGGCCTCATGAACGGGGCCGCGACCGCGCTCGAGGCGGCCGGGGCCGAGTTGATCCGTCTACCGGAGCGCGGCGGTCGGGTCGATCTGGCGGCCCTGATGACGGAGCTGGCGCGGCGCGAGATCAACGAAGTCCTGCTGGAGGCCGGATCGACCCTGTCGGGCGCGGCCGTGCGCGCCGGGCTGGTCGACGAGATCCTGCTCTATCAGGCGCCCTGTCTCATGGGGCAGGCGGCCAAGGGGCTGTTCGATCTGCCGGGGATCGATACCATGGCCGATCGCGTCGCCCTGGAAATCCTGGAGGTCCGGCGCATCGGCGTGGATCTGCGCATCCGGGCGCGTCCGAATCTATGA
- the nrdR gene encoding transcriptional regulator NrdR yields MRCPFCGAQDTKVVDSRLAGEGDQVRRRRKCELCGERFTTYETVELNLPRIVKRDGSRVPFDSQKLRAGMMRALEKRPVSTEEVDRAVARIQRSLMSSGESELPALRVGELVMDELRRIDQVAYVRFASVYRHFEDVAAFREEIERLERQPAPELSRRQLDLLGDLEPDD; encoded by the coding sequence ATGCGCTGCCCCTTCTGCGGTGCACAGGACACCAAGGTCGTCGACTCGCGTCTGGCGGGTGAGGGCGATCAGGTGCGCCGACGGCGCAAGTGCGAGCTGTGCGGCGAGCGCTTCACGACCTATGAGACCGTCGAGCTGAATCTGCCGCGCATCGTCAAGCGCGACGGCAGTCGCGTGCCCTTCGATAGCCAGAAGCTGCGCGCCGGCATGATGCGGGCGCTCGAAAAACGCCCGGTGAGCACCGAGGAGGTCGACCGGGCGGTGGCGCGCATCCAGCGTTCACTGATGTCGAGCGGCGAGAGCGAGTTACCGGCACTGCGGGTCGGTGAGTTGGTCATGGACGAGCTGCGCCGGATCGATCAGGTCGCCTATGTCCGCTTCGCCTCGGTCTATCGGCATTTCGAGGACGTGGCGGCCTTCCGCGAAGAGATCGAGCGTCTGGAGCGCCAGCCGGCGCCCGAACTCAGTCGCCGGCAGCTCGATCTGCTCGGTGATCTGGAGCCGGACGACTGA
- the glyA gene encoding serine hydroxymethyltransferase, with protein MFEKTQQISDYDPELWAAIQDEERRQEEHVELIASENYTSPRVMQAQGSVLTNKYAEGYPGKRYYGGCEHVDVAEQLAIDRAKQLFGADYANVQPHSGSQANAAVYMALCEPGDTVLGMSLAHGGHLTHGAKPNFSGKIYNAVQYGLNPETGEIDYAEVERLAHEHRPRMIVAGFSAYSRVVDWQRFRDIADSVGAYLLVDMAHVAGLIAAGLYPSPVQIADVTTTTTHKTLRGPRGGLILAKSNPEIEKKLNSLVFPGTQGGPLMHVIAAKAVAFKEALEPGFKTYQAQVLANARAMAEVFIARGYDVVSGGTDDHLFLVSFIRQGLTGKDVDAWLGAANITVNKNAVPNDPQSPFVTSGIRIGTPAITTRGFGTEEARELAGWMCDLIDARGEPAVIEAVKARVLDLCRRFPVYGH; from the coding sequence ATGTTCGAGAAGACCCAACAGATCAGCGATTACGACCCGGAACTCTGGGCGGCCATCCAGGACGAGGAGCGTCGACAGGAAGAGCATGTCGAGCTCATCGCCTCCGAGAACTATACCAGTCCGCGCGTCATGCAGGCGCAGGGCAGCGTGCTGACCAACAAGTATGCCGAGGGCTATCCGGGCAAACGTTACTACGGCGGCTGTGAGCATGTCGACGTCGCCGAGCAGTTGGCCATCGACCGTGCCAAGCAGCTCTTCGGCGCCGATTATGCCAACGTCCAGCCGCACTCCGGCTCCCAGGCCAATGCCGCCGTCTACATGGCCCTGTGCGAACCGGGCGACACCGTGCTCGGCATGAGCCTGGCCCACGGCGGACATCTGACGCATGGGGCCAAGCCCAACTTCTCGGGCAAGATCTACAACGCCGTGCAATATGGCCTGAATCCCGAGACCGGCGAGATCGATTACGCCGAGGTCGAGCGTCTGGCCCATGAGCACAGGCCGCGGATGATCGTCGCCGGCTTCTCGGCCTATTCGCGCGTCGTCGACTGGCAGCGTTTCCGCGACATCGCCGACAGTGTGGGCGCTTATCTACTGGTCGACATGGCGCATGTGGCCGGTCTGATCGCGGCCGGACTCTATCCGAGTCCGGTGCAAATCGCCGACGTCACCACCACCACGACCCACAAGACCCTACGCGGCCCGCGCGGCGGTCTGATCCTGGCCAAGTCCAACCCCGAGATCGAGAAGAAGCTCAACTCGCTGGTTTTCCCCGGCACTCAGGGCGGTCCGTTGATGCACGTCATCGCCGCCAAGGCGGTGGCCTTCAAAGAAGCGCTGGAGCCGGGCTTCAAGACCTATCAGGCCCAGGTGCTCGCCAACGCCCGCGCCATGGCCGAGGTCTTCATCGCGCGCGGCTACGACGTCGTCTCCGGCGGCACCGACGATCATCTGTTCCTGGTCAGCTTCATCCGCCAGGGGCTGACCGGCAAGGACGTCGACGCCTGGCTGGGCGCGGCCAACATCACGGTCAACAAGAATGCCGTCCCCAATGATCCGCAATCGCCCTTCGTCACCAGCGGCATCCGCATCGGTACCCCGGCCATCACCACCCGTGGCTTCGGCACTGAGGAAGCGCGTGAGCTGGCCGGCTGGATGTGCGATCTGATCGACGCGCGCGGCGAACCGGCGGTCATCGAAGCCGTCAAGGCCAGGGTGCTGGATCTCTGCCGGCGTTTCCCGGTCTACGGCCATTGA
- a CDS encoding YMGG-like glycine zipper-containing protein, which yields MTSTTEFARPLIASAMGLAILTGCSGMQPTPMMPTYPAQVGGRGGVSMEADSLCRQQAYQAAEQAKQDNVNKEVAFTAIGTIAGAVIGNQIQVPSHGGPGPRGPGGPGGPGGPGGPGRPRTHDMAGAGALAGAATGAALSQGTLQNTQQVYDVYYNNCIERYRAYR from the coding sequence ATGACAAGCACGACCGAATTTGCGCGTCCCCTGATCGCGTCAGCGATGGGTCTGGCCATCCTGACCGGCTGCTCGGGTATGCAGCCCACGCCCATGATGCCGACCTACCCCGCCCAGGTCGGCGGCCGGGGCGGCGTCTCGATGGAGGCCGACAGCCTCTGCCGCCAACAGGCCTATCAGGCCGCCGAGCAGGCCAAGCAGGATAATGTCAACAAGGAGGTCGCCTTCACGGCCATCGGTACCATTGCGGGCGCCGTGATCGGCAATCAGATCCAAGTCCCGAGCCATGGCGGTCCAGGACCAAGAGGACCGGGCGGACCTGGTGGTCCCGGTGGCCCCGGTGGCCCAGGTCGCCCCAGAACCCATGACATGGCCGGCGCCGGCGCCCTGGCCGGCGCAGCCACGGGGGCGGCGCTCAGTCAGGGCACCCTGCAAAACACCCAGCAGGTCTATGACGTCTACTACAACAACTGCATCGAACGCTATCGCGCCTATCGCTAG